In Paramormyrops kingsleyae isolate MSU_618 chromosome 5, PKINGS_0.4, whole genome shotgun sequence, one DNA window encodes the following:
- the rfng gene encoding beta-1,3-N-acetylglucosaminyltransferase radical fringe, producing the protein MLFSRVGVSKLCFLLSLAFCAFLLLLIPGLQLPLRHVEIPKPRPHSQSPAGDAGRPGQLLGLATGLHLNIRASAAGDTGATPPSRTLRSGEADSSSSAVGSGGTFARNGQNSLQALDGDARRAGPVRSHLRDQLQLGDIFIAVKTTKKYHKSRLDLLFQTWVSKAKEQTFIFTDGEDGELRRKAGDNVINTNCSAAHTRQALCCKMSVEYDKFIESQKKWFCHVDDDNYVILPSLLRLLQAYSHTQDVYLGRPSLDHPIEAAERVKSDGSVSVKFWFATGGAGFCISRGLALKMSPWASLGNFISTAEKIRLPDDCTIGYIIEALLEVSMTHTWLFHSHLENLQRLPANSVLRQVTLSYGGYENRRNVVSIGGGFSLAEDPSRFKTVHCLLYPDTNWCPSKKRP; encoded by the exons ATGCTGTTCTCCCGCGTTGGTGTCAGCAAGCTCTGCTTCCTGCTCTCCCTGGCCTTCTGCGCCTTCCTCCTGCTCCTGATCCCTGGCCTGCAGCTGCCCCTCCGCCATGTGGAGATCCCCAAGCCTCGGCCTCACTCCCAGTCCCCCGCCGGCGATGCGGGGCGACCCGGCCAGCTGCTGGGCCTCGCCACGGGACTCCACCTGAACATCAGGGCCTCGGCGGCGGGGGACACCGGCGCTACGCCACCAAGCAGAACCCTGCGCTCCGGGGAGGCTGATTCCAGCAGCTCAGCTGTGGGCTCTGGTGGTACCTTTGCCAGAAACGGACAGAACAGTCTTCAGGCTCTGGATGGGGATGCTCGCCGAGCGGGTCCAGTTCGGTCCCATCTCAGGGATCAGCTGCAGCTGGGTGACATTTTTATTGCTGTGAAAACTACCAAGAAATACCACAAATCCCGGCTGGACCTGCTCTTCCAGACCTGGGTCTCCAAAGCAAAGGAGCAG ACGTTTATATTCACAGATGGAGAAGACGGGGAGCTTAGGAGGAAAGCAG GGGACAACGTTATAAACACCAACTGCTCCGCTGCACACACCCGACAGGCGCTGTGCTGCAAGATGTCCGTGGAGTACGACAAGTTCATCGAATCGCAGAAAAA GTGGTTCTGTCACGTGGACGACGACAACTACGTGATCCTTCCCAGCCTTCTGCGGTTGCTCCAGGCCTATTCCCACACGCAGGACGTCTACCTGGGCCGGCCCAGCCTGGACCATCCCATCGAGGCGGCCGAGCGGGTTAAGAGCGACGGATCA GTGTCTGTAAAATTCTGGTTTGCGACCGGAGGGGCTGGATTCTGTATCAGTAGGGGGTTGGCGCTGAAGATGAGTCCTTGGGCTAG CCTGGGAAACTTCATCAGCACAGCAGAGAAGATTCGTCTCCCCGATGACTGCACCATCGGCTACATCATCGAGGCGCTTCTGGAGGTCTCCATGACTCACACGTGGCTCTTCCACTCCCACCTGGAGAACCTGCAGAGGCTGCCTGCCAACTCAGTGCTCAGACAG GTGACCCTCAGCTATGGCGGGTACGAGAACCGGAGGAATGTGGTCAGCATCGGTGGGGGCTTCTCCCTGGCAGAGGACCCGTCACG GTTTAAAACAGTCCATTGTCTCCTCTACCCAGACACCAATTGGTGTCCCAGTAAAAAGCGGCCCTGA
- the LOC111832913 gene encoding kelch-like protein 10 isoform X2, translating into MKLVIDYAYTHSVPVTVENVESLLVAADQFDIVGMMQCCSKFLESHLCLENCTGIFNFSGINWCPELRQSSFSFILHNFKEVATVSQEFLELTLPQLCDIIEKDELNVSQEDVVFDAILHWIRHEPASRNAHISVLLSKVRMGRMSADYFMYTLKNNDLLKDRVEYNPLFISTLKAMYNLNMNGPSPSDFDNLLTRPRLPSAILLAISGWSRGSPTNAIEAYDTRADRWVNVTRGEERPRPYHGAAYLDGFVYCIGGFDGVVCFNSVDKFNPVTRKWQEVAPMHSRRCYVSVAVLGGFIYAMGGFDGHMRHNTVERYHPEANQWTQISPMTEQRSDASATALHGKVYICGGFNGVESLFTAECYNPLTDQWDTIAPMTNRRSGIGIVAYNEQIYAVGGFDGSNRLRSMEAYNPLTNRWRDVAAMFNPRSNFGIEVVDGLLFAVGGFNGFTTTTNAEYYDKNADSWCSIREMSVGRSGLSCCVVPALPSITQYAAPRESL; encoded by the exons ATGAAGCTAGTCATTGACTACGCGTACACACACTCTGTGCCCGTCACAGTCGAGAATGTGGAAAGCCTGTTGGTGGCTGCTGACCAGTTTGACATCGTGGGCATGATGCAATGCTGCAGCAAGTTCCTGGAGAGCCACCTCTGTCTAGAGAACTGCACTGGCATTTTCAATTTTTCCGGCATCAACTGGTGCCCCGAGTTGCGCCAGTCCTCTTTCAGCTTTATCCTGCACAACTTCAAGGAGGTCGCCACCGTCTCCCAGGAGTTTCTGGAGCTCACGCTTCCTCAGCTCTGTGACATCATTGAGAAGGACGAGCTCAATGTTAGTCAGGAGGATGTTGTCTTTGACGCCATCCTTCACTGGATCAGGCATGAACCTGCCAGTAGAAATGCCCACATTTCTGTGCTTCTGTCCAAG GTGCGCATGGGTCGCATGAGTGCAGATTACTTCATGTACACTCTGAAGAACAATGACCTGCTGAAGGACAGGGTGGAGTATAACCCCCTGTTTATCAGCACCTTGAAGGCCATGTATAACCTCAACATGAATGGACCCTCACCTTCTGACTTCGATAACCTGCTGACCCGCCCACGCCTGCCTTCTGCCATCTTGCTGGCCATCAGTGGCTGGAGTCGCGGCAGCCCGACCAATGCGATCGAGGCCTACGACACCCGGGCTGACCGTTGGGTGAATGTGACGCGGGGGGAGGAGAGACCCCGGCCCTATCATGGTGCTGCATACCTAGATGGATTCGTGTACTGCATCGGCGGGTTTGATGGTGTGGTCTGTTTCAATAGTGTGGACAAGTTCAACCCCGTCACTCGGAAATGGCAGGAGGTGGCCCCAATGCACAGCCGTCGCTGTTATGTGAGTGTGGCTGTGCTGGGCGGCTTCATTTACGCCATGGGTGGCTTTGATGGCCACATGCGCCACAACACAGTTGAGCGGTACCACCCGGAAGCCAATCAATGGACGCAGATCTCACCCATGACCGAGCAGAGGAGTGACGCCAGTGCCACCGCTCTGCATGGCAAG GTGTACATATGTGGAGGCTTCAATGGAGTTGAGAGCCTCTTTACCGCTGAGTGCTACAACCCACTCACCGATCAGTGGGACACAATTGCTCCGATGACAAATCGCAGAAGTGGCATCGGAATCGTGGCATATAATGAACAAATCTATGCG GTGGGCGGTTTTGACGGGTCCAATCGCCTGCGCAGCATGGAGGCCTATAACCCTTTAACGAACAGATGGCGTGACGTAGCTGCCATGTTCAACCCGCGCAGCAACTTCGGCATCGAGGTGGTTGATGGCCTGCTGTTTGCGGTGGGCGGCTTCAATGGATTCACCACCACTACTAACGCGGAATACTACGATAAGAATGCTGACAGCTGGTGCAGCATCCGGGAAATGAGCGTTGGCCGCAGCGGCCTCAGCTGTTGTGTTGTGCCGGCGCTCCCCAGCATCACGCAGTACGCTGCCCCTCGTGAGTCCCTGTAG
- the LOC111832913 gene encoding kelch-like protein 10 isoform X1, with the protein MERNNAWNIFNELRLGGPLCDVVIEVNGVKFTAHKIILCGCSPYFRALFASGWSDTGRHEFSIPDVPSEIMKLVIDYAYTHSVPVTVENVESLLVAADQFDIVGMMQCCSKFLESHLCLENCTGIFNFSGINWCPELRQSSFSFILHNFKEVATVSQEFLELTLPQLCDIIEKDELNVSQEDVVFDAILHWIRHEPASRNAHISVLLSKVRMGRMSADYFMYTLKNNDLLKDRVEYNPLFISTLKAMYNLNMNGPSPSDFDNLLTRPRLPSAILLAISGWSRGSPTNAIEAYDTRADRWVNVTRGEERPRPYHGAAYLDGFVYCIGGFDGVVCFNSVDKFNPVTRKWQEVAPMHSRRCYVSVAVLGGFIYAMGGFDGHMRHNTVERYHPEANQWTQISPMTEQRSDASATALHGKVYICGGFNGVESLFTAECYNPLTDQWDTIAPMTNRRSGIGIVAYNEQIYAVGGFDGSNRLRSMEAYNPLTNRWRDVAAMFNPRSNFGIEVVDGLLFAVGGFNGFTTTTNAEYYDKNADSWCSIREMSVGRSGLSCCVVPALPSITQYAAPRESL; encoded by the exons ATGGAGCGTAATAACGCATGGAATATTTTTAATGAGCTGCGGCTGGGCGGACCGCTTTGTGATGTGGTCATTGAAGTCAACGGTGTAAAATTCACCGCCCACAAAATTATCCTGTGCGGCTGCAGCCCCTATTTCCG GGCTCTCTTCGCAAGTGGCTGGAGTGACACTGGAAGGCATGAGTTCAGCATCCCAGATGTTCCCTCAGAGATAATGAAGCTAGTCATTGACTACGCGTACACACACTCTGTGCCCGTCACAGTCGAGAATGTGGAAAGCCTGTTGGTGGCTGCTGACCAGTTTGACATCGTGGGCATGATGCAATGCTGCAGCAAGTTCCTGGAGAGCCACCTCTGTCTAGAGAACTGCACTGGCATTTTCAATTTTTCCGGCATCAACTGGTGCCCCGAGTTGCGCCAGTCCTCTTTCAGCTTTATCCTGCACAACTTCAAGGAGGTCGCCACCGTCTCCCAGGAGTTTCTGGAGCTCACGCTTCCTCAGCTCTGTGACATCATTGAGAAGGACGAGCTCAATGTTAGTCAGGAGGATGTTGTCTTTGACGCCATCCTTCACTGGATCAGGCATGAACCTGCCAGTAGAAATGCCCACATTTCTGTGCTTCTGTCCAAG GTGCGCATGGGTCGCATGAGTGCAGATTACTTCATGTACACTCTGAAGAACAATGACCTGCTGAAGGACAGGGTGGAGTATAACCCCCTGTTTATCAGCACCTTGAAGGCCATGTATAACCTCAACATGAATGGACCCTCACCTTCTGACTTCGATAACCTGCTGACCCGCCCACGCCTGCCTTCTGCCATCTTGCTGGCCATCAGTGGCTGGAGTCGCGGCAGCCCGACCAATGCGATCGAGGCCTACGACACCCGGGCTGACCGTTGGGTGAATGTGACGCGGGGGGAGGAGAGACCCCGGCCCTATCATGGTGCTGCATACCTAGATGGATTCGTGTACTGCATCGGCGGGTTTGATGGTGTGGTCTGTTTCAATAGTGTGGACAAGTTCAACCCCGTCACTCGGAAATGGCAGGAGGTGGCCCCAATGCACAGCCGTCGCTGTTATGTGAGTGTGGCTGTGCTGGGCGGCTTCATTTACGCCATGGGTGGCTTTGATGGCCACATGCGCCACAACACAGTTGAGCGGTACCACCCGGAAGCCAATCAATGGACGCAGATCTCACCCATGACCGAGCAGAGGAGTGACGCCAGTGCCACCGCTCTGCATGGCAAG GTGTACATATGTGGAGGCTTCAATGGAGTTGAGAGCCTCTTTACCGCTGAGTGCTACAACCCACTCACCGATCAGTGGGACACAATTGCTCCGATGACAAATCGCAGAAGTGGCATCGGAATCGTGGCATATAATGAACAAATCTATGCG GTGGGCGGTTTTGACGGGTCCAATCGCCTGCGCAGCATGGAGGCCTATAACCCTTTAACGAACAGATGGCGTGACGTAGCTGCCATGTTCAACCCGCGCAGCAACTTCGGCATCGAGGTGGTTGATGGCCTGCTGTTTGCGGTGGGCGGCTTCAATGGATTCACCACCACTACTAACGCGGAATACTACGATAAGAATGCTGACAGCTGGTGCAGCATCCGGGAAATGAGCGTTGGCCGCAGCGGCCTCAGCTGTTGTGTTGTGCCGGCGCTCCCCAGCATCACGCAGTACGCTGCCCCTCGTGAGTCCCTGTAG